One part of the Quercus lobata isolate SW786 chromosome 7, ValleyOak3.0 Primary Assembly, whole genome shotgun sequence genome encodes these proteins:
- the LOC115951310 gene encoding probable E3 ubiquitin-protein ligase BAH1-like, producing the protein MKFGEAFTEYLHGEQDRFLEKCGHVEYNTLKKVLNTCRSCNALRHSCTSDSSGCQCQSCPLCDQKFFSELMKEASQIAGCFSSRVRHLLHLHVATGMQRYVLNLRRCFRNDQQAMVLEGWMLIEYALMNAIAIRKILKKYDKIHGSVNGRNFKSKLRAEHVELLQSPWLIELGAFYLNSNGSDDGGLKEFSSNFSCDFNANPPVMTLMLPHLIKLEFDLTCAICLDIVFNPYALSCGHLFCKSCACSSASVFLFDGLRAASPKSKCPICREVGVYAKAVHMLELDMLLKRR; encoded by the exons atgaaatttggagAGGCGTTCACGGAGTACCTGCATGGAGAACAGGACAGGTTCTTGGAAAAATGTGGGCATGTCGAATATAACACTCTCAAGAAAGTACTCAACACCTGTCGGAGCTGCAACGCTTTACGTCACTCTTGCACTTCTGATTCTTCTGGCTGCCAATGCCAATCTTGCCcat TGTGTGATCAGAAATTCTTTTCTGAGTTGATGAAGGAAGCTTCACAAATAGCTGGATGCTTTAGCTCGAGAGTCAGGCATCTCCTTCATCTTCATGTTGCCACTGGAATGCAAAGATATGTATTGAACTTGCGTCGTTGTTTCAGGAATGATCAGCAAGCCATGGTACTAGAAGGATGGATGCTGATTGAATACGCTCTCATGAATGCGATTGCAATCAGAAAGATTCTTAAGAAGTATGACAAA ATTCATGGATCTGTAAACGGAAGGAATTTCAAATCCAAGTTGCGGGCTGAACATGTTGAGCTTTTGCAATCACCTTGGCTTATAGAATTGGGCGCCTTTTACTTGAATTCTAATGGATCAGATGATGGAGGCTTAAAGGAGTTTTCTAGTAACTTTTCCTGTGATTTCAATGCGAACCCACCTGTAATGACATTGATGCTTCCACATCTGATAAAGCTAGAATTTGATCTGACTTGTGCTATTTGCTTG GATATTGTTTTTAATCCGTATGCTTTGAGTTGTGGTCATCTTTTCTGTAAGTCCTGTGCTTGTTCATCTGCTTCTGTGTTTCTCTTTGATGGCCTTAGAGCAGCAAGTCCAAAGTCGAAGTGTCCAATATGCAGAGAG GTTGGAGTATATGCAAAAGCAGTGCACATGTTAGAACTGGATATGCTCTTAAAAAGAAGGTAA